The Shewanella zhangzhouensis genome has a window encoding:
- a CDS encoding flavin prenyltransferase UbiX, with product MPKLNSISLAWTGASGAPYGLKLLKCLLEADYRVFLMISSAARVVFATEEGLKLSADGAKAEAQIRGFIGCDAGELVVLGKDEWFSPPASGSAAPKQMVICPCSTGTLAAVATGMSNNLLERAADVVLKERGQLILVPRETPFNAIHLEHMLRLTQLGAVIMPAAPGFYHHPKSVQDLVDFLVARILDHLGVAHSLTRRWGYGGEGATQASDN from the coding sequence ATGCCAAAGCTAAACAGCATCAGTCTTGCCTGGACGGGTGCCTCCGGCGCGCCCTACGGCCTTAAGCTGCTCAAATGCCTGCTTGAAGCCGATTACCGGGTGTTTTTAATGATTTCCAGCGCCGCCCGGGTGGTGTTTGCCACCGAAGAGGGCCTTAAGCTGTCGGCCGATGGCGCGAAGGCCGAAGCCCAAATCCGTGGCTTTATTGGCTGCGACGCCGGTGAGCTGGTGGTGCTGGGTAAAGATGAGTGGTTTTCGCCGCCGGCATCCGGCTCGGCCGCGCCAAAACAGATGGTCATTTGCCCCTGCTCCACCGGTACCCTGGCAGCGGTTGCCACCGGCATGAGCAACAATCTGCTGGAGCGCGCCGCCGATGTGGTGCTCAAGGAGCGCGGCCAACTTATTCTGGTGCCAAGGGAAACCCCGTTTAATGCTATTCACTTGGAACATATGCTCAGGCTGACCCAGCTTGGCGCCGTGATTATGCCTGCGGCGCCGGGCTTCTATCACCATCCCAAATCGGTACAGGATCTGGTAGACTTCCTGGTCGCACGAATTCTTGACCATTTGGGCGTAGCCCACAGCCTGACCAGGCGCTGGGGTTATGGTGGCGAAGGCGCCACACAAGCTTCTGATAATTGA
- the hpt gene encoding hypoxanthine phosphoribosyltransferase, producing MKHTIEEMISAAEIDQKLNELAERINAHYENSERLLMVGLLKGSAVFMADLCRRIKGHVEIDFMCVSSYGNAMSSSRDVKILKDVQSDIADRDVLIVEDLIDSGNTLSKVRELLLVREPKSLALCTLLDKPERREVNVHVDFVGFTIPDEFIVGYGIDYAEKYRNLPYIAKVIPQE from the coding sequence ATGAAACACACCATCGAAGAGATGATCTCGGCCGCCGAGATTGACCAAAAACTCAATGAACTGGCCGAGCGTATCAACGCCCACTATGAAAACAGCGAACGCCTGCTGATGGTAGGTCTGCTCAAGGGATCCGCGGTCTTTATGGCTGACCTGTGTCGCCGTATCAAGGGCCATGTGGAAATCGACTTTATGTGCGTTTCCAGCTACGGCAATGCCATGTCCAGCTCCCGCGATGTGAAGATCCTCAAAGACGTGCAGTCTGATATCGCCGATCGTGATGTGCTTATCGTTGAAGATCTCATCGATTCGGGCAACACCCTGTCCAAGGTGCGTGAACTCCTGCTGGTGCGTGAGCCAAAGAGTCTGGCTCTGTGCACCCTGCTGGATAAGCCAGAGCGCCGTGAAGTGAATGTACACGTGGATTTTGTCGGCTTTACCATTCCCGACGAGTTTATCGTTGGCTACGGTATCGACTATGCCGAGAAGTATCGTAACCTGCCTTATATCGCCAAGGTGATCCCGCAGGAATAA
- a CDS encoding ABC transporter ATP-binding protein yields the protein MTEAATGVALRIEGLKKTYKGGVEAVKGISLEVAKGDFFALLGPNGAGKSTTIGIISSLVQKSSGKVEVFGHDIDRQLEAAKLCIGLVPQEFNFNQFETVLQIVVNQAGYYGVPRPEALLRAEKYLSALDLWEKRNSPSRQLSGGMKRRLMIARALMHEPKLLILDEPTAGVDIELRRSMWSFLTELNRQGVTIILTTHYLEEAEMLCRNIGIIDKGELVECTSMKKLLAKLNMETFILDLKRDVDALPALDGIQCRLVDNHTLEVDIAKEHSLNQLFAQLSAQGIEVLSMRNKANRLEELFVALVEGAKQAKATGSHN from the coding sequence ATGACAGAGGCTGCAACTGGGGTGGCACTCAGAATAGAAGGGCTGAAGAAAACCTACAAAGGCGGTGTGGAGGCGGTCAAGGGCATCAGCCTGGAAGTGGCCAAGGGGGACTTTTTTGCCCTGCTCGGCCCCAACGGTGCCGGTAAGTCCACCACCATAGGTATTATCAGCTCGCTGGTGCAAAAGAGCAGCGGCAAGGTAGAAGTCTTTGGCCATGATATCGACAGGCAGCTTGAGGCCGCCAAGCTGTGTATCGGGCTGGTACCGCAGGAATTCAACTTCAACCAGTTTGAAACCGTACTGCAAATCGTGGTCAATCAGGCCGGATACTATGGTGTGCCCCGTCCTGAGGCCTTGCTGCGGGCCGAGAAATACCTCAGCGCGCTGGACCTTTGGGAGAAGCGTAACAGCCCGTCCCGTCAGTTGTCCGGCGGCATGAAGCGCCGTCTGATGATTGCCCGGGCCCTGATGCACGAACCCAAGCTGCTTATTCTGGATGAGCCCACAGCCGGGGTGGACATTGAGCTGCGCCGCTCCATGTGGAGCTTTTTAACCGAACTGAACCGTCAGGGCGTTACCATTATTCTCACCACCCACTACCTCGAAGAAGCCGAAATGCTGTGCCGCAATATCGGCATTATCGACAAAGGGGAACTGGTGGAGTGCACCAGCATGAAAAAGCTGCTGGCCAAGCTGAATATGGAAACCTTTATCCTGGATCTGAAGCGTGATGTCGACGCACTGCCAGCCCTTGATGGGATCCAGTGTCGCCTGGTAGATAATCACACCCTTGAGGTGGATATCGCCAAAGAGCACAGCCTCAATCAACTCTTTGCCCAGCTGTCGGCGCAGGGGATAGAGGTGCTGTCGATGCGCAACAAAGCCAACCGTCTGGAAGAGCTGTTTGTGGCGCTGGTGGAAGGGGCCAAACAGGCCAAAGCAACGGGGAGCCACAACTGA
- a CDS encoding ABC transporter permease, which yields MKALYLTAFKSILIKEITRFTRIWVQTLVPPAITMTLYFMIFGNLVGGRIGEMGGVSYMEFIAPGLIMMSVITNSYSNVASSFFSAKFQRNLEELIVAPVPHYVMIAGYVGGGVARGLCVGLIVTLVALSFVDLSIHHLGLVAVTVFITSVLFSLGGLINAVFAKSFDDISIIPTFVLTPLTYLGGVFYSLSLLPDFWHAVSTLNPVVYMINLFRYGFLGVADLSLGVSFAVMLSLCVGLWYLAYYLISRGIGLRS from the coding sequence ATGAAGGCCTTGTACCTGACCGCTTTCAAAAGCATTCTGATTAAAGAAATCACCCGTTTCACCCGTATCTGGGTGCAAACCCTGGTGCCCCCAGCCATCACCATGACCCTGTATTTTATGATTTTTGGGAATCTGGTGGGCGGCCGTATCGGCGAAATGGGTGGCGTTAGCTATATGGAGTTTATTGCCCCCGGTCTTATCATGATGTCGGTCATCACCAACTCCTACTCCAACGTGGCATCCAGCTTCTTCAGCGCCAAGTTTCAGCGCAACCTCGAAGAGCTTATCGTGGCGCCCGTGCCCCATTACGTGATGATTGCCGGTTACGTGGGTGGCGGCGTGGCCCGTGGTCTCTGCGTGGGCCTGATAGTAACCCTGGTGGCATTGAGCTTTGTTGATCTCAGCATCCATCACCTGGGGCTGGTGGCCGTGACCGTGTTCATCACCTCGGTGCTCTTTTCACTGGGCGGGCTTATCAATGCGGTGTTTGCCAAGAGCTTCGATGACATCAGCATTATCCCCACTTTCGTGCTGACGCCACTGACCTATCTGGGTGGGGTGTTCTATTCGCTTTCCTTGCTGCCTGACTTCTGGCATGCGGTCTCTACCTTAAACCCTGTGGTTTACATGATAAACCTGTTCCGCTACGGCTTTCTCGGGGTGGCAGATTTGAGTCTGGGCGTGTCTTTTGCTGTGATGCTGAGCCTGTGTGTGGGGCTTTGGTATCTGGCGTATTACCTGATTTCACGGGGTATTGGGCTTCGCAGCTGA
- a CDS encoding DUF4124 domain-containing protein: MRALAPLLLCLLPPMASGADTIYKCIKDDRVVYSQTNCPGEYHQREMAFEFGLTREVDSDKPKDPNDPLTELLNGKTITSEKMLALIDSEIYRLNQENSYIEVLRASEKKKLDRKRFWRGAPETDPEFLKEVAAMNQRFDEMKGANDASISSLKARRDTVATADAH, translated from the coding sequence ATGCGAGCCCTTGCTCCCTTGCTGCTATGTCTGTTGCCGCCCATGGCGAGCGGCGCGGACACCATTTATAAATGCATCAAGGATGACAGGGTGGTGTATTCCCAGACCAATTGCCCCGGCGAATACCACCAGCGCGAGATGGCGTTTGAGTTTGGCCTGACCCGGGAAGTGGACTCGGACAAACCCAAGGACCCCAACGATCCCCTGACCGAACTGTTAAACGGGAAAACCATTACCAGCGAGAAGATGCTGGCGCTTATCGACAGTGAAATCTATCGCCTGAATCAGGAAAACAGCTACATTGAGGTGCTGCGGGCCAGCGAGAAGAAGAAGCTGGATCGCAAACGCTTTTGGCGAGGCGCTCCGGAAACCGATCCGGAGTTTTTAAAAGAAGTGGCGGCGATGAACCAGAGATTTGATGAAATGAAAGGCGCCAACGACGCCTCCATTTCGTCCCTCAAGGCAAGGCGGGACACAGTTGCCACCGCCGATGCCCACTAG
- the panC gene encoding pantoate--beta-alanine ligase, protein MYTTAVIDEIRRQVRQWRANGETVAFVPTMGNLHAGHITLIKEATQRADHVVASIFVNPMQFGKNEDLDAYPRTLAEDQAALTAAGCELLFTPTPDIIYPKGLDAQTYVEVPGISDELCGASRPGHFRGVATIVLKLFNIVQPDVALFGRKDYQQLLVIRTMVEDLSLPLEIIGVETVREASGLAMSSRNGYLTADEKARAAALKAALDALAAQISAGSTIAAAIAKANTSLMDAGFRPDYLEVRSATTLALPTDADKELVVLGAAYLGKARLIDNLVFSR, encoded by the coding sequence ATGTACACAACCGCTGTAATCGATGAAATCAGACGTCAGGTGCGCCAGTGGCGCGCCAATGGCGAAACCGTGGCCTTTGTGCCCACCATGGGTAACCTCCATGCCGGGCACATCACCCTGATAAAAGAAGCCACACAACGTGCCGACCACGTGGTGGCCTCGATTTTCGTCAACCCCATGCAGTTTGGTAAAAACGAGGATCTGGACGCCTACCCTCGCACCCTGGCAGAAGATCAGGCCGCGCTGACCGCCGCCGGTTGTGAGCTGCTGTTTACCCCAACGCCTGACATCATTTATCCCAAGGGACTGGATGCCCAGACCTATGTGGAAGTACCGGGCATTTCCGATGAGCTGTGCGGTGCCAGCCGTCCGGGCCATTTCCGTGGCGTGGCCACCATAGTGCTGAAGCTGTTTAACATAGTGCAGCCCGATGTGGCCCTGTTCGGCCGCAAGGATTATCAGCAGCTTCTGGTCATTCGCACCATGGTGGAAGACCTGTCTTTGCCGCTGGAAATCATCGGCGTGGAAACCGTGCGCGAAGCCAGTGGCCTTGCCATGAGCTCCCGCAACGGTTACCTGACCGCCGATGAGAAGGCCCGCGCTGCCGCCCTCAAGGCCGCCCTGGATGCCCTAGCCGCACAAATCAGTGCAGGCAGCACCATAGCTGCCGCCATCGCCAAGGCCAATACGTCCCTGATGGATGCCGGGTTCCGCCCGGACTATCTGGAAGTGCGCAGCGCCACCACCCTGGCCCTGCCCACGGATGCCGACAAGGAACTGGTGGTGCTCGGCGCCGCATACCTTGGCAAGGCCCGCCTGATTGATAATCTGGTGTTCAGCCGCTAA
- the panB gene encoding 3-methyl-2-oxobutanoate hydroxymethyltransferase, protein MSKVTTSTLMKFKQEGKKFTALTAYDASFAAAFDSEGVDVLLVGDSLGMVLQGHEDTLPVTVQDIAYHTRCVRRGISRALLIADLPFMSYATVEQTMTTATALMQAGANMVKLEGGEWLLESVKKLTERGVPVCAHIGLTPQSVHVFGGFKVQGRDADNAQRILNEAKALEAAGAQLLVIECIPASLAKAITEALTIPVIGIGAGKDTDGQILVMHDVLGISSGYIPRFSKNYLKQTGEIRAAVRAFIDEVADGSFPGPEHTFN, encoded by the coding sequence ATGTCCAAAGTCACCACCTCAACCCTGATGAAGTTTAAACAGGAAGGGAAAAAGTTCACCGCGCTGACCGCTTATGATGCCAGTTTTGCCGCCGCTTTTGACAGTGAGGGCGTTGATGTCCTGCTGGTGGGCGACTCGCTGGGCATGGTACTGCAGGGGCACGAGGATACCTTGCCGGTTACTGTGCAAGACATTGCCTACCACACCCGCTGTGTGCGTCGCGGTATTTCCCGCGCGCTGCTGATAGCCGACCTGCCCTTTATGAGTTACGCCACCGTGGAGCAGACCATGACCACGGCCACCGCCCTGATGCAGGCCGGTGCCAACATGGTGAAACTGGAAGGCGGTGAATGGCTGCTGGAAAGCGTGAAAAAACTCACCGAGCGTGGCGTACCCGTGTGTGCCCACATCGGCCTGACACCTCAGTCGGTGCACGTTTTCGGTGGCTTTAAGGTGCAGGGCCGCGATGCCGACAATGCCCAGCGTATTTTGAATGAAGCCAAGGCACTGGAAGCCGCAGGCGCCCAGCTGCTGGTGATTGAATGTATTCCGGCGTCGCTGGCAAAGGCCATCACCGAGGCCCTGACCATTCCCGTGATTGGCATTGGTGCCGGTAAAGACACCGATGGCCAGATTTTGGTGATGCACGATGTACTGGGCATCTCCAGTGGTTATATTCCACGTTTTTCAAAGAATTACTTAAAGCAGACCGGTGAAATCCGCGCTGCGGTACGCGCCTTTATTGACGAAGTGGCCGATGGCAGCTTCCCTGGCCCAGAACACACCTTTAATTGA
- the folK gene encoding 2-amino-4-hydroxy-6-hydroxymethyldihydropteridine diphosphokinase, producing the protein MTQVYVALGANLAEPISQLNRACEALLSLAAPGSFRVSPYYGSRPMGEVAQPDYVNAVACFDTELEPLALLDALQAIELDQGRERSVRWGPRTLDLDLLLYGNQVICSDRLTVPHYGMKDRSFVLIPLECLTPGLLLPCGTPVQSLITQAMRDELHQLTPCD; encoded by the coding sequence ATGACCCAGGTTTATGTGGCTCTCGGCGCCAATCTCGCCGAGCCCATCAGCCAACTGAACAGGGCCTGCGAGGCCCTGTTGTCCTTGGCAGCCCCGGGCAGTTTCAGGGTGTCACCCTACTATGGCAGTCGCCCCATGGGCGAGGTCGCACAGCCCGATTACGTCAATGCCGTCGCCTGCTTTGACACTGAGCTTGAGCCGCTGGCGCTGCTGGATGCCCTGCAAGCCATTGAACTTGACCAGGGCCGTGAGCGCTCGGTGCGCTGGGGCCCCCGTACCCTGGATTTGGATTTGTTGCTGTATGGCAATCAAGTGATTTGCAGCGACAGACTCACAGTGCCCCACTACGGCATGAAAGACCGCAGTTTTGTGCTTATTCCGCTTGAATGCCTGACTCCGGGGCTGTTGTTGCCCTGTGGCACCCCAGTCCAGAGCCTTATCACCCAGGCAATGCGGGACGAGCTTCACCAACTGACGCCCTGCGATTGA
- a CDS encoding polynucleotide adenylyltransferase PcnB, with translation MLYRLNKAGYEAFLVGGGVRDLLLGLEPKDFDVVTNATPEDIKKLFRNCRLVGRRFRLAHIVFGRDVIEVATFRGHHGNEDGDKISKANAEGRLLRDNVYGSIDEDAERRDFTVNALYYDISDYSIRSYGGGMEDLNDGVLRLIGDPETRYREDPVRMIRAVRFATKLGMRIEEVTAAPIRKLAPLLRDIPAARMYEEVLKLFFAGKGQANYQMMQEYQLFAPIFPLLADTIADSPKGHCARMVNLVMRNTDIRVMEDKPVTPAFFYAALLWYPLKSRAEEIANESGLSLYDAYFAAMGDVLEQQCQTISLPKRFSVPARDIWQMQLRFERSQGTRAFKLMENPKFRAGYDLLLMRAEIEGGNLQKTANWWQSFVEASEEDRGNIARGGAKSDAPRNRKRRVRRRPRSEGGSGEGARAHTGSDS, from the coding sequence GTGCTTTATCGCCTGAACAAGGCGGGTTACGAGGCCTTTTTGGTGGGTGGCGGTGTGCGCGATCTGCTGCTGGGCCTGGAGCCGAAAGACTTTGACGTGGTGACCAACGCCACCCCCGAAGACATCAAAAAGCTGTTCCGCAACTGCCGTTTGGTCGGCCGCCGTTTCCGTTTGGCCCATATAGTCTTTGGCCGTGACGTGATTGAAGTGGCTACCTTCCGTGGTCATCACGGCAATGAGGATGGCGACAAGATTTCCAAGGCCAATGCCGAGGGACGCCTGCTGCGGGACAACGTGTACGGCTCTATCGATGAAGACGCCGAACGCCGCGACTTTACCGTAAACGCCCTCTACTACGACATCAGCGACTACTCTATCCGCAGCTATGGCGGCGGTATGGAAGATCTCAACGACGGCGTACTGCGCCTGATTGGCGATCCCGAGACCCGCTACCGTGAAGACCCGGTGCGCATGATCCGCGCCGTGCGTTTTGCCACCAAGCTGGGGATGCGTATCGAAGAGGTTACAGCCGCGCCAATCCGCAAGCTGGCACCGCTGCTGCGTGACATTCCGGCCGCCCGCATGTACGAAGAAGTGCTCAAGCTGTTTTTTGCGGGCAAGGGCCAGGCAAACTATCAGATGATGCAGGAATATCAGCTGTTTGCGCCGATTTTCCCGCTGCTGGCCGACACCATTGCCGACTCGCCAAAAGGCCACTGTGCCCGCATGGTGAACCTGGTGATGCGCAATACCGACATCCGGGTAATGGAAGACAAGCCAGTTACACCGGCCTTCTTCTATGCGGCCCTGCTGTGGTATCCACTGAAGAGCCGCGCCGAAGAAATTGCCAACGAGAGTGGCCTGAGCCTGTACGATGCCTATTTTGCCGCCATGGGCGATGTGCTCGAGCAGCAGTGCCAGACCATTTCGCTGCCCAAGCGCTTCAGCGTGCCGGCCCGGGATATCTGGCAAATGCAGCTCAGATTCGAGCGCAGCCAGGGCACCCGAGCCTTTAAACTGATGGAAAACCCCAAGTTCCGCGCCGGTTACGATTTGCTGCTGATGCGCGCCGAAATTGAGGGTGGCAATCTGCAAAAGACCGCCAACTGGTGGCAGTCGTTTGTGGAAGCGTCGGAAGAAGACCGTGGCAATATCGCCCGTGGCGGAGCCAAGAGCGATGCTCCCCGTAACCGCAAGCGCCGGGTGCGCCGTCGCCCCCGCAGTGAAGGCGGCAGCGGTGAAGGTGCCAGAGCTCACACCGGCAGCGACAGCTGA
- the gluQRS gene encoding tRNA glutamyl-Q(34) synthetase GluQRS: MSYPPYIGRFAPSPSGSLHFGSLIAALGSYLRARSQGGQWLVRIEDIDPPREVPGAADDILRTLDAFGLHWDGELMYQSRRTEAYQAKIDGLLASGEAYFCQCSRKQIQAMGGVYDGRCRHLGHQSGAIRIVNRARVNHFHDGLLGEVTVPDSFAAEDFIIKRSDGLYAYQLAVVMDDAETGITEVVRGADLIEASCRQLSLFNQFGYQAPAWMHLPLACAEVGFKLSKQNHATPVDKANPLPALKAALAFLGQPIPDADSVESLLAQAVADFSVDSIPRRREILIDSGG; this comes from the coding sequence ATGTCTTATCCTCCCTACATTGGCCGTTTTGCCCCCTCTCCCTCTGGCTCACTGCATTTTGGCTCGCTGATTGCCGCGCTGGGCAGCTACCTGCGCGCCCGCAGTCAGGGCGGACAGTGGCTGGTGCGCATTGAGGACATAGACCCGCCACGGGAAGTACCCGGCGCCGCCGATGACATATTGCGTACCCTGGATGCCTTTGGATTGCACTGGGATGGCGAGCTGATGTACCAAAGCCGGCGCACCGAAGCCTATCAGGCCAAAATCGATGGGCTGCTGGCAAGCGGCGAGGCTTATTTTTGCCAGTGCAGCCGCAAGCAAATTCAGGCCATGGGCGGGGTTTACGATGGCCGCTGTCGCCACCTTGGCCACCAAAGCGGTGCCATACGTATCGTGAATCGTGCCCGGGTGAATCATTTTCATGATGGCCTGCTGGGCGAGGTGACAGTGCCAGATAGCTTTGCCGCCGAAGACTTTATCATCAAGCGCAGCGATGGCCTTTACGCCTATCAGCTTGCGGTGGTGATGGACGATGCCGAAACCGGCATTACCGAGGTGGTGCGCGGCGCCGACCTGATTGAGGCCAGTTGTCGCCAGCTGAGCCTGTTCAATCAATTTGGCTATCAGGCACCCGCCTGGATGCACCTGCCGCTGGCCTGCGCCGAGGTGGGATTCAAGCTGTCGAAGCAAAACCATGCCACGCCGGTGGACAAGGCCAATCCCCTGCCTGCACTCAAGGCTGCGCTGGCCTTTTTGGGCCAGCCAATACCCGATGCAGACAGCGTTGAAAGCCTGCTGGCACAGGCAGTCGCGGACTTTTCTGTGGACTCTATTCCAAGGCGGCGGGAAATCCTGATTGACAGTGGTGGCTAA
- the dksA gene encoding RNA polymerase-binding protein DksA codes for MPEGTKKLGVLAIAGVAPYQEQPGEEYMNDQQLGHFKKILEAWRNQLREEVDRTLSHMQDEAANFPDPVDRAAQEEEFSLELRARDRERKLIKKIEKTLQRIEDDDFGFCDSCGVEIGIRRLEARPTADLCIDCKTLAEIKERQMAG; via the coding sequence ATGCCTGAAGGCACTAAAAAACTTGGCGTACTCGCTATCGCAGGTGTAGCGCCTTACCAGGAGCAACCTGGTGAGGAGTATATGAACGACCAGCAGTTGGGCCATTTCAAGAAGATCCTTGAAGCCTGGCGCAACCAGCTGCGTGAAGAAGTCGACCGCACCCTTTCGCACATGCAAGACGAAGCCGCCAATTTCCCCGATCCAGTCGACAGAGCAGCTCAGGAAGAGGAGTTCAGTCTGGAGCTTCGTGCCCGCGACAGAGAACGTAAACTCATCAAGAAGATTGAAAAGACGCTGCAAAGAATCGAAGACGATGACTTTGGTTTCTGCGACTCTTGCGGCGTGGAAATCGGCATTCGCCGTCTCGAAGCCCGCCCAACGGCCGATCTCTGTATCGACTGTAAAACGCTGGCAGAGATCAAAGAAAGGCAGATGGCCGGTTAA
- the sfsA gene encoding DNA/RNA nuclease SfsA: MEYAAPLSSAVLITRYKRFLADVTLDDGSQSTLHCPNTGSMKNCLYPGKRVWFSTSDNPKRKYAHTWELAEDDRGNLIGINTARANQLAEEAIGLGQITELQGYELIRREVKYGNENSRIDLLLSGGQTPDCYIEVKSCTLLDKDWGLFPDAVSTRGQKHLRELMEMKRRGYRAVLLFVVQHQGIHRVAPAEAIDSKYAALLREAMAAGVEVLAYGCMMNNKGLQLNIPIPFHSGTE; the protein is encoded by the coding sequence ATGGAATACGCAGCCCCCCTGTCCAGCGCTGTGCTCATCACCCGCTATAAACGGTTTTTAGCCGATGTGACCCTGGACGATGGCAGCCAGTCAACCCTGCACTGCCCCAATACCGGCTCGATGAAAAACTGCCTGTATCCGGGCAAGCGCGTGTGGTTTTCTACTTCGGATAATCCCAAACGCAAGTACGCCCACACCTGGGAGCTGGCCGAAGATGACCGGGGTAATTTGATTGGCATTAACACGGCGCGGGCCAATCAGCTTGCCGAAGAAGCCATTGGGCTGGGGCAGATAACTGAGCTTCAGGGCTACGAGCTAATCCGCCGCGAAGTGAAGTATGGCAATGAGAACAGCCGTATCGACCTGCTGCTCAGCGGCGGACAGACACCCGACTGCTATATCGAAGTCAAAAGTTGCACCCTGCTGGATAAGGACTGGGGGCTCTTTCCCGATGCGGTATCCACCCGTGGGCAAAAACACCTGCGGGAACTGATGGAGATGAAACGTCGGGGCTACCGGGCCGTGCTGCTGTTTGTAGTGCAACATCAGGGGATCCACAGGGTGGCGCCCGCCGAGGCGATAGACTCCAAATATGCCGCGCTGCTCCGGGAGGCCATGGCTGCGGGTGTTGAAGTGCTGGCTTATGGATGTATGATGAATAACAAAGGCTTGCAGTTAAATATCCCGATACCTTTCCACTCTGGCACCGAGTAA
- the pepB gene encoding aminopeptidase PepB yields MTQAMRVTLTQEAPAAHWGKADITFEGNLARIHLQGADALRQIQMAARKLRSQGIASAALEGEGWDLNRQWVFAQGFVTAKAGWDISWTGDEATQSELASRMEAARFVRQLTNETPENLSPVKLATQAGHWIKELGGDKVSFRIIEGEQLLEEQWIGIHAVGRGSERPPAMLELDYNPLGADAPVSVALVGKGITFDSGGYSLKASEGMLNMKCDMGGAATITGALGLAIKNGLNKRVKLFLCCAENLVSGRAYKLGDILTYKNGVTVEVVNTDAEGRLVLADGLQAASATGAPLIIDAATLTGAAVMAVGGNYNAIFSPDEAVIALTREKARSVAERVWPLPLDPWHKDMCPSAYADTANSRPVKGGGAGGASNAAGFLWRFVRDDAKWLHMDLAGSFEDSAGALWAAGATTHGVLTLAALIKDAD; encoded by the coding sequence ATGACACAAGCCATGCGTGTAACCCTCACCCAGGAAGCCCCGGCAGCCCATTGGGGCAAGGCCGACATCACATTCGAAGGCAATCTGGCCCGCATCCATCTGCAGGGCGCCGATGCCCTGCGTCAAATCCAGATGGCCGCCCGCAAACTGCGCAGTCAGGGCATTGCCAGCGCTGCGCTGGAAGGCGAGGGCTGGGATCTTAATCGCCAGTGGGTGTTTGCTCAGGGCTTTGTGACCGCCAAGGCGGGCTGGGACATCAGCTGGACCGGCGATGAGGCCACCCAGAGCGAACTGGCTTCGCGCATGGAAGCTGCCCGCTTTGTGCGCCAGCTCACCAACGAGACCCCGGAAAACCTGTCACCGGTGAAACTGGCCACTCAGGCCGGTCACTGGATTAAAGAACTCGGTGGCGACAAGGTGAGCTTTCGCATCATCGAAGGCGAGCAACTGCTGGAAGAGCAGTGGATTGGTATCCACGCCGTTGGCCGCGGCAGCGAGCGTCCACCTGCGATGCTGGAGCTGGACTATAACCCGCTGGGCGCCGATGCCCCTGTGTCTGTGGCATTGGTTGGCAAGGGCATTACCTTCGACTCGGGCGGCTACAGCCTCAAGGCCAGCGAAGGCATGCTCAATATGAAGTGCGACATGGGCGGCGCTGCCACCATCACGGGCGCACTGGGGCTGGCCATTAAAAATGGCCTGAACAAGCGCGTTAAGCTGTTTTTGTGCTGCGCCGAAAACCTGGTCAGCGGCCGTGCCTATAAGCTTGGCGATATCCTCACTTACAAAAACGGTGTGACAGTGGAAGTGGTCAACACAGACGCCGAAGGCCGCCTGGTGCTGGCCGACGGTTTGCAGGCCGCCTCTGCCACAGGTGCACCCCTGATTATCGATGCCGCCACCCTCACAGGCGCCGCCGTGATGGCCGTGGGCGGGAACTACAACGCCATCTTCTCGCCCGACGAAGCCGTGATTGCGCTGACCCGTGAAAAGGCCCGCAGTGTGGCCGAGCGGGTATGGCCACTGCCGCTGGACCCATGGCACAAAGACATGTGCCCATCGGCCTATGCCGATACCGCCAACAGCCGTCCGGTGAAGGGCGGCGGCGCCGGTGGTGCCTCCAATGCTGCGGGCTTCCTGTGGCGCTTTGTACGCGACGATGCCAAGTGGCTGCACATGGACCTTGCCGGCTCCTTTGAAGACAGCGCAGGAGCGTTGTGGGCCGCCGGTGCCACCACCCACGGTGTGCTCACCCTGGCCGCGCTGATTAAAGACGCCGACTAA